The nucleotide sequence CTCGCGGCTGCCGAGGAGGAAGGTCTCCTCGGCGCCGGCGACGTCGGCGGTCACGACCATGCCGGCGTGGACGGCGCCGTCGTCGGCGATGTCCTCGGGCGCCCCCACCTGCGCGTTCTCGAGCATCTGCTCGAGCTGGCGGATGCGGGCCTCCTGCTTGCCCTGCTCCTCCTTGGCGGCGTGGTAGCCACCGTTCTCCTTGAGGTCGCCCTCCTCGCGGGCGGCCTCGATCTTGCGGGCGAGCTCCAGGCGGCCCTCGCCCCGCAGGTGGTCGAGCTCGGCCTGCAGCCGGTCGTGGGCCTCCTGGGTCAGCCAGGTCACGCTGCTGGTCTCGGACATGCACGTACTCCTCGGTGGTCGGGTCCCCCGGGCCCGTCCGCGTCGGCGTCGCCGGTGGCGCGCCGCGGGACCAGCCGGGCTCTCGTCACGGGTCCGTTCCCCCTGTCCGGGGCCCGTGGGTAAGCCCACGATCATACGCCAGTGGGTGCCCCCGGCCGGTACGGGTGCGAGCCCGGCGCCGGTCAGGCGCCGGTCAGGGGACGAGGATGCACGTCCGCACCGACGACGTGACGGCGCGGGAGGTCGTGCGGACCTCGGTCGTCACGCTCGTCGCGCGCTCCGCCAGCGGGTCCAGGTCGACGTCGACCTGCCCGACGTCGCCGTAGCGGGCGTCGGCGGCCCGGACCTGGCAGCGCAGCCGGTCGCCGGGGTCGGCGTACACCTCGAAGGTCGTCCGCACGAGGTGGTCGTCGACCACCTCGAACGACACCTCCCGCCACCGCACGTCGTCGGCGAGGACGGCGCGGGTCACGAGCGCGAAGGCCGACACCGCGAGGAGGCCACCGAGCACTGCGACGGCGACGGCGAGGGCGCGCCCGCCGCGTCGCGGCGGACGGGCGTAGCGGGCCGCCACGTCGTCGGCGGGCACACCCGGCGTGACCGCGTCCCGGCCCTGCTCCACGCGCCCTCCCGACGATCGGGGACAATCCCTGTCGGCCCCGACCCGGTGTCGGAGCCCGACCCCATGATGACCCGTCGTCCCCGGGCACACCGCCCGCCCGGTCGGGGACCGACAACGAGGGAGGACCGTGAGCGAGCAGCTCCGCCTGATGGCCGTCCACGCGCACCCGGACGACGAGTCGAGCAAGGGCGCGGCGACCACGGCCCGCTACGTCGCCGACGGCGTCGACGTCCTCGTCGTCAGCTGCACGGGAGGCGAGCGCGGCGACGTCCTCAACCCCCGGCTGCAGCACGACCCCGAGGTGGTCCGCGACATCGTCGGGTACCGCCGCCGGGAGATGGCCGAGGCCGTCCGCATCCTCGGGGTGCAGCACCGCTGGCTCGGGTTCGTCGACTCCGGGCTGCCCGAGGGAGACCCCCTGCCGCCCCTGCCGGACGGCTGCTTCGCCCTCGAGCCCCTCGAGATCGCGGCCGCCCCGCTCGTGCGGCTCGTCCGGGAGTTCCGCCCGCACGTCATGACGACGTACGACGAGAACGGCGGCTACCCGCACCCGGACCACATCATGTGCCACCGGGTCTCCGTCGAGGCGTACGAGGCCGCGGGCGACCCCGACCGCTACGTCGGCCACGGCGCGCCGCCGTGGACGCCGCTCAAGCTCTACTACAACCAGACCTTCTCCCGACTCAAGATCACCGCCTACCACGAGGCGCTCCTCGCCTCGGGTGCCGAGTCGCCGTTCGCGGAGTGGATGGAGCGCTGGGAGGAGCGGGAGGAGCGCCCCGTCACCACGCGCGTGCCGGTCGGCGACCACATCGAGACCGCTGACGCCGCCCTGCGCGCCCACGCCACGCAGGTCGACCCCGACGGGTTCTGGTTCGCGGTGCCGGCGGCGCTGCGCCGCGAGGTGTGGCCGACGGAGGACTACGAGCTCGCGCGCAGCCGCGTCGGCGGTCCCGTGGCGGGCACGCCCGAGGCCGACGGCGTCATCGAGGACGACCTGTTCGCCGGGGTCCGAGAGCACCTCGCCGCCCAGGCCGCCGGGGTCGCGAGGTGAGCGTCGCGGGTCTGCTGCTCGGCGCGAGCCCGTCGCCGGCGCCCGACGGCGCACCGCCCCCGGAGCTCGTGACCCCGGGGACGATCGGGTTCGTCGTGACGTTCCTCGTCGCCGTCGCGTTCGTCTTCCTGGTCCGCGACATGGTGCGACGCGTCCGCGGGATCGACGTCCGTGCCGCGCGGGAGGAGCGCGAGGCGCAGGCCTCCGACGGCGGGTCGGGTACCGAGGGCCCGCACGGCCGACCGGGTGAGCGCGGCACGGGCCGTGACGACGCGGACGGCACCGGTGGGGTGCCCGGACCCCGTCGCTAGCCCGTCCGGCTGACCTCGTCCGGCGGACCCGGTGACACGCCGTGGCCGCGGCCGCGGGCGGCCTACGGTCGGGTCATGACCCCGGTCCCCCTCCAGTCCCGCCGCCCCGACGAGGCCGCCGCCGTCCCGGTCGTGCCGGTCGAGCCGGTCGTGCCCGGCGCCCTCGCGGAGCCGGCCGTCGTCGACCTCGCGCTCCTGGAGCGGGTGCTCTCCGCCGTCGAGCGGCTCTGACGCCCACCGTCCGGGCGTGACGGCGCGCCGGACGGGTTGTGTCGCGGGCCCCGCCTAGCGTCGTCGGCATGCGGTTGCTCCACACCTCCGACTGGCACCTCGGGCGGCGTCTGCACGGTGCCGACCTCACCGAGGCGCACGCGGCGTGGGTCGACCACCTCGTCGAGGTCGTGGTCGGGGAGCACGTCGACGTCGTCGTCGTCGCGGGGGACGTGTTCGACCGGGCCATCCCCCCGGTGGCCGCCGTGCGGCTGTGGGACGAGGCGCTGCAGCGGCTGCGTGCGGCCGGGGCCGCCGTCGTCGTGTCGAGCGGCAACCACGACTCCCCGGCCCGGCTCGGCGCCCACGGTGCCCTGCTCGCCGAGCTCGGGGTCCACGTGCGCTGCGACCCGGCCCGCGTCGC is from Aquipuribacter nitratireducens and encodes:
- the greA gene encoding transcription elongation factor GreA, whose translation is MSETSSVTWLTQEAHDRLQAELDHLRGEGRLELARKIEAAREEGDLKENGGYHAAKEEQGKQEARIRQLEQMLENAQVGAPEDIADDGAVHAGMVVTADVAGAEETFLLGSREIAATTDLDVFSEQSPLGAAVLGQPVGTETSYTAPNGRQIPVRILKAERFTG
- a CDS encoding DUF4307 domain-containing protein, giving the protein MEQGRDAVTPGVPADDVAARYARPPRRGGRALAVAVAVLGGLLAVSAFALVTRAVLADDVRWREVSFEVVDDHLVRTTFEVYADPGDRLRCQVRAADARYGDVGQVDVDLDPLAERATSVTTEVRTTSRAVTSSVRTCILVP
- the mca gene encoding mycothiol conjugate amidase Mca — encoded protein: MSEQLRLMAVHAHPDDESSKGAATTARYVADGVDVLVVSCTGGERGDVLNPRLQHDPEVVRDIVGYRRREMAEAVRILGVQHRWLGFVDSGLPEGDPLPPLPDGCFALEPLEIAAAPLVRLVREFRPHVMTTYDENGGYPHPDHIMCHRVSVEAYEAAGDPDRYVGHGAPPWTPLKLYYNQTFSRLKITAYHEALLASGAESPFAEWMERWEEREERPVTTRVPVGDHIETADAALRAHATQVDPDGFWFAVPAALRREVWPTEDYELARSRVGGPVAGTPEADGVIEDDLFAGVREHLAAQAAGVAR